In Trichoderma atroviride chromosome 2, complete sequence, one DNA window encodes the following:
- a CDS encoding uncharacterized protein (TransMembrane:1 (n27-35c40/41o95-117i)), with amino-acid sequence MRYYMSMCWPYGRLSKRPSSGLHKRQCVASSASSLRLAAARRFIRELVDLLAVYREHEPARVSDSRIRRQVAASSSIQQYPIPFAVPSLKHGATITINITSQILLLLFFKCSLFFLASNESLISPRRSKGDDPLSLPFPLLFAFFFLHRLHDGGEGRHEGLRRGGG; translated from the coding sequence ATGCGATACTACATGAGCATGTGCTGGCCCTATGGACGGCTCAGCAAACGGCCAAGTTCCGGGTTACACAAACGACAATGCGTGGCCAGctccgcttcttctctgcgtTTAGCCGCTGCCCGCCGTTTTATACGAGAACTTGTCGATTTGCTTGCCGTGTATCGCGAGCACGAGCCGGCGCGTGTCAGTGACAGCCGCATCCGGCGCCAAGTAGCAGCATCCAGCAGTATCCAACAATATCCAATCCCTTTTGCAGTTCCGTCACTCAAGCATGGagccaccatcaccatcaataTCACATCtcagattcttcttcttctttttttcaaatgctctcttttttttttggcatcaAACGAGTCCCTAATTTCTCCGAGACGGAGCAAGGGTGACGATCCTCTGTCCCttcctttccctcttctgtttgctttttttttcctacaCCGGCTGCACGATGGTGGAGAGGGCCGCCACGAAGGGctgaggaggggggggggctga